Genomic window (Arthrobacter sp. StoSoilA2):
AGCGGCGGGATAAGGTATGGGCTGCGGAAATTCATCCCGACCGAATCCGCAGAACAGCTCCGGAAGACGGCCATCCGAATACTCAGCCGCCTCAAACAGAGCTACGGCTATACGCTGTGCCTCGGCCACGAATCCATATCGCACGAGGCCGGTGGCTATGATCGCGTTGTCGTGCGGCCACACGGAACCATTGTGGTAACTCGCCGGGTTGAAGGCCCCCATGTCACTCGCCAAAGTCCGCACCCCCCAGCCACTGAACATTTCTGGCGACATCAGACGGTCGACAACGAGGGGCGCCTTATCCTCATCCACGATCCCCATCCACAGGCAGTGGCCCATGTTCGATGCGCAAGCGTCAACCTGCCGTTTCTTTGCATCCAGCGCAATCGCGTAATAGCCGCGTTCCGGCATCCAGAACTGTTCGTTGAACTGCTTCTTGAGTCGCGCAGCCTTTTCCGCCAACTCGGACCCCAGAGAGTCATCGCCGGCGTCGTAAGCCATCCAAGCACGCGAAAGATATGCGATATAGACGTAGGCTTGGACTTCGCACAGTGCGATGGGAGGTTCCGCGAGAGTCCCATCGGCGAAGTTGATGCCGTCCCACGAGTCCTTCCAGCCCTGATTGATCAGTCCCCGCTCGTTAAGACGCTCATATTCAACAAAGCCGTCACCGTCTTTGTCACCGTAATCGCGAATCCAGGACAGCGCGCGATCCGCATGCGGCAGCAGGGCAGCTACCGTATCGGAGGCAAAGCCCCAACGACTAAGCGCCCCTATGGTGTTCACGAAGAGGGGCGTGGCGTCCACACTGCCGTAGTAAACGGATTTACCACCCAATGACAATCCACTTGAGACACCGAGCCTGACTTCGTGAAGAATCTTTCCAGGTTCTTCCTCCGTCAGCGGGTCTACAGCCTTGCCCTGGCGGTCGGCAAGGGTCTGCAAAGTGCCAAGGGCGAGAGAGGGGTCCACAGGAAGCGCCATCTCAGAAGCCCACAACGAGTCACGTCCAAATAGAGTCATGAACCAAGGGGCGCCAGCCGCCACAACAACCCGCTCCGGTTGATCAGGATCTTCAATCCTCAGAGCGCCCAGATCGTCATAGCTCCGCTGTAAAGTGCGTTCAACAGAACTGTTGCCCATACGCATTGCCGGGATCTTGGCTACCCACTCCTGTCGGCGGCGATCCTGGGGGGATAAGCCCTTTTCATCCGATCCCCTGAACGGTAGTGCCTCCCTTCCCTCAACTGCGGGGACAACGGTCAGTCCAGTGGTCCAGGAATCGCGCGGTGAAACGACCGCCTGATAAGTCACACTCCGAGGCTCGACGACAGCACCGGCGGTATTAATGTCAACGCCCCTGCGGACCTCTTCCCAAGCCGCCCGAATTTGTAGTGAATTTTCGTTCGCTTGGTGGGTTTTGTCCCAGCGGTGCTGAATCCTCGCCTCCTTAACCTCGAACAGATCAGCAAAATCCGCTTCTACGCTAAACCGAATGACACAATGGAACGGCTCCGACGAATAGTTGCGCACTGTGATCTGCTCCAACATTCCCTCACTCACCTCCCGCAGTCGTTCGACAATCAGAGAGCTGTCCGCATGGCCGTCGGTTCGAGGGACACGGCAAATAAACTGGGCCCTATAGGGTTCCTTTCCCCCCGCTGCCAAAGGCTCAAGAGCCAATCCGTTGATCGTGAGATTCCAGCAAGAGATGATCCGCGTGTCATGGACAAACAATCCGTGCGGAAGTGCCGGATCCATGTCCCCATTCGGAGAAGAGATACAGAAGGACGAACCCTCCACCAAGGTAACGGCTCTGGATCCGGGCGTACCTGCCAATGTATCGGCATTCCATCCAGCCACGTGCAGTCCCTTCAACGGCTGGTCAGTTGGGTGCCAACGGAGAACCTTCGAGTCCCGCTCAAGCCTTCGTCCTTCGTCGCTAAAATCGACGCTACGCCTGACTTCCTCCCGGCACCATAGCTCGATGAGGTGCGACTGAGGCTGGCAGTTTCCCTCAAGACAAGATGGCATTGATGGCGGCATCCGACCAGCGACGAGGGCCAGCCGCCGCACGAGGTTCGTTGTCCTGGGCGGTAAGTTCCCACATGGGAGGTGAACGACCGTAAAGTCCCACGGCTAAACCCGTAATACATGGGAACTGGCTACACCCCAACCTGACGTCGGCCACGCCTCGATAGGACGTCAGGCAAGGATCCAAACCGCAATTCTCTGACACCCCACGAACGGTGTCTTAGCCCCTAACCTGACACCCTAATCAGAGTCACCTGTTCAAAATAGGCGCAGCGGCACACCCGGCAGCGGAGGAACGGCGGGCATCTTTCCATCGGCGGGCACCTTCCCACCGAAGCGCCACGGCGTACCCGGCGCCAGCCGTGACTATCCCTACCCCACCAGATTCTCCGCCGCACCATCCATGTGGGAAATGATGGTCTCCCGCGCCTTCGCGGCATTACCGGTTTCGATCGCAGCGACAATGTCGTGATGGCGGCCTACGCTCATGTTCCGCGTGGCGCGCTCCAACCCGGCAAACATGATGGACATCCGGATGGAGCCCTCCAGGGATTCCCACGAGTGCAGCAGTGTCTCGTTTCCGGACAGGCGGCAGAGGGTGCGGTGGAATTCGAGGTCGGATTCGATCCGTTCCTCCAGGGATGCCTTCGCGGCCTTGTCCATATTGTCGACTGCGGCACGCAGTTCCGCGAGCGCGGTCTCCTTGTCCGGCATCTCGCTAAGGGTGCGGGCGGCGAGTGATTCAAGGACTCCGCGGACAGCGAAGATGTCGCGGATCTCCTTGACGTCGAGGTGCCGCACGGAAAGCCGACCCCGGGCACCGGCGGAGACCAGGCCTTCCTGCTCCAATTGACGCAGGGCTTCCCGGAGTGTGCCTCGGCTGATCTGCAGCATTTCAGACAGTTCGGTTTCCACGAGGTGCCGGCCGGGCTCAAGCTCACCGCTGGTGATCGCACTACGCAGAGCGGCGAGTGCCTGTTCGCGCAGGCTCTTCTTCTCCAGTCCCAGCAGGGATGCGGTGACGGCCATCGTGTGTGTCCTCAAATTCTATTGGCGACTGCTAACAGTCCGGTGTTAACTGTTGATACTACGGGCAGCGGTGCGGGACCGGCAGTAATTGCCGATCCCGCACCGCTGTCAGAGCAAGAATCAGCCCAGTTCAGCCAGCACCTTGGCTACGATCCGGTCAACAGACAAGCCGTAACGTTCGTGCAGCGTTGGCAACGCACCGGCGTCGAGGAATTGGTCCGGAAGCGCGATGGGAACCACGCGCTTGCCGAGACCGGCGGTTACGACGGCGGACGCAACGGTTTCGAACAGACCGCCAACAACCGTGTGGTTTTCCAGCGTGACGGCCAGGCGGTCGGTGTTCAGCTCGGCCAATACAGTGTGGGAGTCGAACGGCTTGATGGTGGGCGCGTGCACCACGGCGACATCCACGTTGTGCTTAGCAAGCGCATCCGCAGCCTGCAGGGCACGCATGGTCATCAGGCCTGAGGACACGAACACCACGTCGTTGCCTCCTCGCAGGACTTTGGCCTTGCCGAGCTCGAACGTGTAGTCGTACTCATCCAGGACGGTGGGCACGTTGCCGCGCAGCAAGCGCAGGTACGTTGGCCCGTCCGAGGCCGCAAGCTGCGGGACAGCCTGCTCAATGTCCACCGAGTCGCAGGGATCCACGATGGTCAGGTTGGGCATGCCGCGGAAGATCGCCATGTCCTCGGTTGCCTGGTGGCTCGGTCCGTAGCCGGTGGTCAGACCGGGAAGCCCACCAACAATGTTGACGTTGAGGTTCGGCTCGGCGATATCCAGGCACAGGAAGTCGTACGCGCGGCGGGCGGCGAACACCGAATACGTTGACGCGAACGGAATAAGTCCCGTCTCCGCCATGCCTGCTGCGGCTCCGAAGAGTAGCTGCTCCGCCATGCCCATTTGGAAGAACCGGTCCGGAAAGGCCTTGGCGAAGATGTGCATGTCCGTGTACTTGCCAAGATCGGCGGTGAGTCCAACAATCCTGGAGTCAGCCTCAGCTGCCTTGACGAGCGCGTGCCCAAACGGCGCCGAAGTCGTCTTCTGGCCGGGGTCCGCGAAGGACGCGATCATGGCCGAGGTCTTCAGCTTCGGCTTGGCCGGCGAACCCGGCGAACCCGCCGAACCAGCCAGGCCGGCCGAACCCGCCACACCCGCCGCCGTCGTAACTGTGCTCATACGGAAGCCGTCCCTTCGTATCCTGCGGTCAGCTGCTCGCGGCAGATCTGCCATTCGTGTTCTTCAATGCGCATGAAGTGCGCCTTTTCGCGGGTTTCCAAGAGCGGCACGCCGCGCCCAACTTTGGTGTCGCAGAGGATCACTGATGGCCGCCCGACAGCAGCTGACTGCGAACTGATGTTGTCGAACGCTGCCAGCAGCGCACCGACGTCGTTCCCGTCCACCCGCTGCGTGTACCAACCGAACGCTTCCCACTTTTCGGTGACCGGCTCGGTGCGCAGCACGGTATCCGTGGCGCCGTCGGCTTGCAGGGCGTTGATGTCCACCATGGCGGTGAGGTTCCCGAGCTGGTGGTGGTGCGCGCCCATGGCGGCCTCCCACGTGGAGCCCTCATCCAGCTCACCATCGGAGAGGAAGTTGATCACGCGGGACGCGGAGCCCTGAAGACGCAGGCCCAAAGCCATTCCGACGGCGATCGTCAGGCCGTGTCCCAGCGAACCGCCGGAGATCTCCATGCCGGGCGTGTAGGTGGACATCCCGGACATTGGGAGGCGGGAATCGTCGGAGCCGTACGTTTCGAGCTCAGCGACAGGTACGATTCCGGCTTCGGCCAATGCTGCGTAGTGGCCGATTGCGTAGTGACCCGTGGAGAGAAGGAAGCGGTCGCGTCCCTCCCAGTGCGGGTCGTCGGCACGGTATGTCAGCTGGTCGGCGTAGACGGCAGCCAGCATGTCAGCCGCGCCGAGGGCCTGGCCAACGTAACCCTGGCCTTGGACCTCGCCCATGGTCAGGGCGTGGTGGCGGATGCGGTAGGCGGCGGCACGGATGCGCTCTACCCGCTCGGCCGCGGGAGCGGCCGTGGCTGTTTCAACTGATGAGAGAGTCACTGGTTTCCTTTCGGAGCCGGGCGCGCGCCGATGGGGAGTACGCGCCCGACGTCGATGGCTGCTTAGGCGTTTACCGTCTGGGGAGTTTTGCTGGCGGCTTCTTCGGCGAGCGCACGCTCACGCTTGCCCCAGGTTTCCCGGGTGATGAGTGCTGCCCACAGGCCGATGGCTGCATAGAAGCTGAACAGCAGCGCCGGTCCCATCCAGCCCATGCTGACGAACAGCAGGGTGGTGATGAAGGGGGTGAAGCCGGAGACCATGGCGGAGATCTGGTATGACAGCGAAGCTCCGGATGAGCG
Coding sequences:
- a CDS encoding glycogen debranching N-terminal domain-containing protein codes for the protein MAGWNADTLAGTPGSRAVTLVEGSSFCISSPNGDMDPALPHGLFVHDTRIISCWNLTINGLALEPLAAGGKEPYRAQFICRVPRTDGHADSSLIVERLREVSEGMLEQITVRNYSSEPFHCVIRFSVEADFADLFEVKEARIQHRWDKTHQANENSLQIRAAWEEVRRGVDINTAGAVVEPRSVTYQAVVSPRDSWTTGLTVVPAVEGREALPFRGSDEKGLSPQDRRRQEWVAKIPAMRMGNSSVERTLQRSYDDLGALRIEDPDQPERVVVAAGAPWFMTLFGRDSLWASEMALPVDPSLALGTLQTLADRQGKAVDPLTEEEPGKILHEVRLGVSSGLSLGGKSVYYGSVDATPLFVNTIGALSRWGFASDTVAALLPHADRALSWIRDYGDKDGDGFVEYERLNERGLINQGWKDSWDGINFADGTLAEPPIALCEVQAYVYIAYLSRAWMAYDAGDDSLGSELAEKAARLKKQFNEQFWMPERGYYAIALDAKKRQVDACASNMGHCLWMGIVDEDKAPLVVDRLMSPEMFSGWGVRTLASDMGAFNPASYHNGSVWPHDNAIIATGLVRYGFVAEAQRIAVALFEAAEYSDGRLPELFCGFGRDEFPQPIPYPAACSPQAWAATTPIHLVMSLLRYDAHVSRGGLWMDPAIPESFGDLHIINAPTGRGPITIEVIGSQATAQGLPEGLTFRQGHRPWMTELVEQARLFGEGQPRGAS
- a CDS encoding transketolase; translation: MTLSSVETATAAPAAERVERIRAAAYRIRHHALTMGEVQGQGYVGQALGAADMLAAVYADQLTYRADDPHWEGRDRFLLSTGHYAIGHYAALAEAGIVPVAELETYGSDDSRLPMSGMSTYTPGMEISGGSLGHGLTIAVGMALGLRLQGSASRVINFLSDGELDEGSTWEAAMGAHHHQLGNLTAMVDINALQADGATDTVLRTEPVTEKWEAFGWYTQRVDGNDVGALLAAFDNISSQSAAVGRPSVILCDTKVGRGVPLLETREKAHFMRIEEHEWQICREQLTAGYEGTASV
- a CDS encoding transketolase C-terminal domain-containing protein, yielding MIASFADPGQKTTSAPFGHALVKAAEADSRIVGLTADLGKYTDMHIFAKAFPDRFFQMGMAEQLLFGAAAGMAETGLIPFASTYSVFAARRAYDFLCLDIAEPNLNVNIVGGLPGLTTGYGPSHQATEDMAIFRGMPNLTIVDPCDSVDIEQAVPQLAASDGPTYLRLLRGNVPTVLDEYDYTFELGKAKVLRGGNDVVFVSSGLMTMRALQAADALAKHNVDVAVVHAPTIKPFDSHTVLAELNTDRLAVTLENHTVVGGLFETVASAVVTAGLGKRVVPIALPDQFLDAGALPTLHERYGLSVDRIVAKVLAELG
- a CDS encoding GntR family transcriptional regulator; its protein translation is MAVTASLLGLEKKSLREQALAALRSAITSGELEPGRHLVETELSEMLQISRGTLREALRQLEQEGLVSAGARGRLSVRHLDVKEIRDIFAVRGVLESLAARTLSEMPDKETALAELRAAVDNMDKAAKASLEERIESDLEFHRTLCRLSGNETLLHSWESLEGSIRMSIMFAGLERATRNMSVGRHHDIVAAIETGNAAKARETIISHMDGAAENLVG